From a region of the Phragmites australis chromosome 21, lpPhrAust1.1, whole genome shotgun sequence genome:
- the LOC133903297 gene encoding metalloendoproteinase 1-MMP-like: MLPCRSCILLLGLLLSCLHVAAAARAAPVSVHRPDGGATWHSFKQLLDARRGSRVAGLGELKRYLARFGYMPKSEHGPTDAFDEHLEVAVRRYQSMLSLPVTGQLDSPTLDRIMAPRCGVGDDDHGVSVSLSASTASRGGGGAVSRFTFFKGEPRWTQPDPLVLTYAISPTATVDYLPPEAVRAVFRRAFARWARVIPVGFVETDDYNAADIRAGFYVGSHGDGIPFDGPLGVLGHAFSPKNGRLHLDAAERWAVDMDAETVHSAIDLESVATHEIGHVLGLGHSSSPKAVMYPSLRPREKKADLTVDDVEGVQWLYGSNPGFSLSSLYAQDAASMSPGRSSWLGGSVSFVCAVLVILATHL, translated from the coding sequence ATGCTGCCATGTCGCTCCTGTATCCTATTGCTAGGCCTCCTACTCTCGTGCCTCCAcgtggccgccgccgcgcgggctGCGCCGGTGAGCGTGCACCGGCCGGACGGCGGTGCGACGTGGCACTCGTTTAAGCAGCTGCTGGACGCGCGGCGAGGCAGCCGCGTCGCAGGGCTTGGCGAGCTGAAGCGGTACCTGGCGAGGTTCGGGTACATGCCCAAGTCGGAGCATGGCCCGACGGACGCGTTCGACGAGCACCTGGAGGTCGCCGTGAGGCGGTACCAGTCCATGCTCAGCCTGCCGGTCACGGGCCAGCTCGACTCCCCCACGCTCGACCGGATCATGGCCCCGCGCTGCGGCGTCGGGGACGACGACCACGGCGTGTCCGTGTCCCTCTCGGCCTCGACGGCGagccggggcggcggcggcgcggtcaGCCGGTTCACGTTCTTCAAGGGCGAGCCGCGGTGGACGCAGCCGGACCCGCTCGTGCTGACGTACGCCATCTCGCCGACGGCCACCGTCGACTACCTGCCGCCCGAGGCCGTGCGCGCCGTGTTCCGGCGCGCGTTCGCGCGGTGGGCGCGGGTCATCCCAGTGGGCTTCGTCGAGACCGACGACTACAACGCGGCCGACATCAGGGCGGGGTTCTACGTGGGCAGCCACGGCGACGGCATCCCCTTCGACGGACCGCTCGGCGTGCTCGGCCACGCCTTCTCCCCGAAGAACGGGCGGCTCCACCTCGACGCCGCGGAGCGGTGGGCGGTGGACATGGACGCCGAGACGGTGCACTCGGCCATCGACTTGGAGTCCGTGGCCACGCACGAGATCGGGCACGTCCTCGGGCTGGGGCACTCATCGTCGCCGAAAGCTGTCATGTATCCGAGCCTCAGGCCACGGGAAAAGAAGGCGGACCTCACCGTGGACGACGTCGAAGGCGTCCAGTGGCTGTACGGGTCCAACCCAGGGTTCAGCCTCAGCTCGCTCTACGCGCAGGACGCCGCCTCCATGTCGCCGGGGAGGAGCAGTTGGCTTGGTGGCTCGGTTAGCTTTGTTTGTGCAGTCTTGGTCATACTTGCGACGCACTTGTAG